One window of the Rhizorhabdus dicambivorans genome contains the following:
- a CDS encoding CorA family divalent cation transporter, with the protein MAEQDQGTGKAFRPPFGAAGPGLIWAFDLGDHGARAIETCDAETSGFRWLHLSLAHQGSASWISRLEALPEDVREMMVASDSHQRAIVEGGAVGCVIHDFERDFERSDSSQVGVLRFALTPEMMITARLHPIRSADVVRQKLARGPGIEEPGDALDLLIGTVSEGIAAVVRELGLDVQRAEDAFLDGRHSPSTHGLIGIRRRLAMVNRMLDGLRAVFRRLEGDEDLPEAMLATVERLNQRIQALGADALGVQRQIHQLREEIDISVDQRTNQNLYVLSIMTALMLPATFVTGLFGMNTGGLPWAQAPHGTLLATLLALGTAGATYLFLRWMGFMRR; encoded by the coding sequence TTGGCGGAGCAGGATCAGGGCACTGGCAAAGCCTTCCGGCCGCCCTTCGGCGCCGCCGGGCCCGGGCTGATCTGGGCATTCGACCTTGGCGATCATGGCGCGCGGGCGATCGAGACCTGCGATGCCGAGACGAGCGGGTTCCGCTGGCTCCACCTGAGCCTTGCCCACCAGGGCAGCGCAAGCTGGATCAGCCGGCTGGAGGCGCTGCCCGAGGATGTGCGCGAGATGATGGTCGCGTCCGACAGCCACCAGCGCGCCATCGTCGAAGGCGGCGCGGTCGGCTGCGTCATCCACGATTTCGAGCGCGATTTCGAACGCAGCGACAGTTCGCAGGTGGGCGTGCTGCGCTTCGCGCTGACCCCGGAGATGATGATCACGGCGCGGCTCCATCCGATCCGCTCGGCCGATGTCGTGCGGCAGAAGCTGGCACGGGGCCCGGGCATCGAGGAACCGGGCGACGCGCTCGACCTGCTGATCGGTACCGTCTCCGAAGGGATCGCGGCGGTGGTGCGCGAGTTGGGTCTGGACGTGCAGCGCGCCGAGGACGCCTTCCTCGACGGGCGCCATTCGCCCAGCACCCATGGGCTGATCGGCATCCGGCGGCGGCTGGCGATGGTCAACCGCATGCTCGATGGGCTGCGCGCGGTGTTCCGCCGGCTGGAGGGCGACGAGGACCTGCCGGAGGCGATGCTGGCGACGGTCGAGCGGCTCAACCAGCGTATCCAGGCGCTGGGTGCCGACGCGCTGGGCGTGCAGCGGCAGATCCACCAGCTGCGCGAGGAGATCGACATCTCGGTCGACCAGCGCACCAACCAGAATCTCTACGTGCTCTCGATCATGACCGCGCTGATGCTGCCGGCGACCTTCGTCACCGGCCTTTTCGGGATGAACACCGGCGGCCTGCCCTGGGCGCAGGCGCCGCACGGCACGCTGCTGGCGACGCTGCTGGCGCTGGGCACGGCGGGCGCGACCTATCTGTTCCTGCGCTGGATGGGATTCATGCGCAGATAG
- a CDS encoding RNA polymerase sigma factor — protein sequence MSSTGLEAVFLSNRDKLLGFLRAHGAGDEAEDLVQLLWLKIAAAPGGPIAQPLSYLYRAANNLMLDRYRSQQQATRRDKDWTESATTVPGTSDEPSSERRLIAREQLRLAQEALDGLGQRTAAIFRRHRIDGVGQRDIATEFGVSISTVEADLRRAYKAMIELREKFDEV from the coding sequence ATGAGCAGCACCGGCCTGGAGGCCGTCTTCCTGTCGAATCGCGACAAGCTGCTCGGCTTCCTGCGCGCGCATGGTGCGGGCGACGAAGCGGAGGATCTCGTGCAGCTGCTGTGGCTCAAGATCGCCGCCGCGCCGGGCGGGCCGATCGCGCAGCCGCTTTCCTATCTCTACCGTGCCGCCAACAATCTGATGCTCGACCGCTACCGCTCGCAGCAGCAGGCGACCCGGCGCGACAAGGACTGGACCGAATCGGCGACCACCGTGCCCGGCACCTCGGACGAACCATCGAGCGAGCGCCGCCTGATCGCGCGCGAGCAGCTTCGCCTCGCCCAGGAAGCGCTCGACGGGCTGGGCCAGCGCACCGCCGCGATTTTTCGCCGGCACCGTATCGATGGGGTCGGCCAGCGCGATATCGCAACGGAATTCGGGGTCAGCATCAGCACCGTCGAGGCCGACCTGCGCCGTGCCTACAAGGCCATGATCGAACTTAGGGAGAAGTTCGATGAGGTATGA
- a CDS encoding FecR family protein, with the protein MAEDWHDMDDAAIDWIVRLRDPGFDGWEAFGAWLAADPAHAEAYHRLALADQDMGDLVKAVPAPVVAPVVGLPPVRRTITRRTWLGGAIAASVAGLIGFGVIERQPAFYPVETAPGVRRTVTLEDGSRIALNGGTRVLLDRKDARFATLERGEALFDVVHDDDAPFKVAVGDATLVDVGTRFNVLREGKVTAVQVAEGAVIYNPDNEAVRLDAGQALRALDGDAHLQLAAVSPAAVAGWREGRLIYDGQPMTEIAADLARWSGQPVRADPRLAERRFRGVLSLGDGDDIVRLAPLLDVDVRRDGGTWILAPRTQ; encoded by the coding sequence ATGGCTGAGGACTGGCACGATATGGATGATGCGGCGATCGACTGGATAGTCCGCCTGCGCGATCCCGGCTTTGACGGCTGGGAGGCGTTCGGGGCGTGGCTTGCCGCCGATCCGGCGCATGCCGAGGCCTATCACCGGCTCGCCCTCGCCGATCAGGACATGGGCGATCTGGTGAAGGCCGTGCCGGCGCCGGTCGTCGCCCCGGTCGTCGGACTGCCGCCCGTGCGGCGGACGATCACCCGCCGCACCTGGCTGGGCGGCGCGATCGCCGCTTCGGTCGCCGGGCTGATCGGCTTCGGCGTGATAGAGCGCCAGCCCGCTTTCTATCCGGTCGAAACCGCGCCCGGCGTGCGCCGCACCGTCACGCTGGAGGATGGCAGCCGGATCGCGCTCAACGGCGGCACCCGCGTGCTGCTCGACCGCAAGGACGCCCGTTTCGCGACCCTGGAGCGGGGCGAGGCGCTGTTCGATGTCGTCCATGACGACGATGCCCCGTTCAAGGTCGCGGTCGGCGATGCGACCTTGGTCGATGTCGGCACCCGCTTCAACGTGCTGCGCGAAGGCAAGGTTACCGCCGTGCAGGTCGCCGAGGGCGCGGTGATCTACAATCCCGACAATGAAGCGGTCCGCCTCGATGCGGGCCAGGCCCTGCGCGCGCTCGACGGAGACGCGCATCTCCAGCTCGCGGCGGTCTCGCCCGCCGCCGTCGCCGGATGGCGCGAAGGCCGGCTGATCTATGATGGCCAGCCGATGACGGAGATAGCCGCCGATCTGGCGCGCTGGTCGGGCCAACCGGTCCGTGCCGATCCGCGGCTTGCCGAGCGGCGCTTCCGCGGCGTATTGAGCTTGGGAGACGGTGACGATATCGTCCGCCTCGCCCCGTTGCTGGATGTCGATGTCCGGCGCGACGGCGGAACATGGATATTAGCGCCCCGCACGCAGTGA
- a CDS encoding TonB-dependent receptor domain-containing protein, whose protein sequence is MDISAPHAVNRPLAFAAITLTSLAAPSWAADIKALDLPRGRLSDAVSALAAQTGASVSVTDASIWSMRVAALKGPMDAGEALRRLVRGSRAGVVPLGGNSFRIYPLPARTVQRASPLPAAPVVEQGEAIIVVTASKRDTRLRDFAGSVSMLDGTDLGFGGEQGTESILARVASLSSTHLGAGRNKLFIRGIADSSFTGPTQATVGQYWGDMRLTYNAPDPDLRLYDIRSVEILEGPQGTLYGAGSLGGIIRVIRNAPDLDNSGASLSAGVSATQHGDPSGDLGGMINLPVIGGRVALRAVGYGITEGGYIDDVWRGKKDINRTRVAGGRAALRIDPGARWMVDVGGIFQNNHGRDSQYADRRLGGLKRASRAPGGFDADYALGELVVGKSWDGLSFMSSTGYARQRLDERYDASLPGGPDRQFSQRNLTNMFTSENRLWRPMRHGFGWVLGVSHTRNKTNIDRSYGAVDATTSVPGVTNRVRESTIFAEASVEPVRGLIATAGARYTRSRLTGGAEDPTPVGPDLSPRLAALIEQARAEIIAGRSEKRFLPSASLSATPIRRLTVYARYQEGFRPGGLAIESGYVRRFLNDKVRTMETGMRFGERGRDIFDLSLSLSHTRWTNIQADFIDASGLPSTDNIGDGRIYSLSMELGLRPASGLSLDIASTLNDSKVVDPSANLLAALDAPPINTETGARTGGQSRIPNVARFTVRIGADYRAALDETLELRVSGWARYVGKSRLGIGPILGDLQGDYFDTSLTARIGRPDFGVTLGVTNLTDAIGNRFALGTPFSVAGGGQITPLRPRTIRLGVDRSF, encoded by the coding sequence ATGGATATTAGCGCCCCGCACGCAGTGAACCGACCGCTCGCCTTCGCAGCCATTACCCTGACCAGCCTCGCCGCCCCCTCATGGGCGGCCGATATCAAGGCGCTCGACCTGCCACGCGGCCGGTTGAGCGACGCCGTTTCCGCGCTCGCCGCGCAGACCGGCGCCAGCGTCAGCGTCACCGATGCATCGATCTGGTCGATGCGGGTGGCGGCGCTGAAGGGTCCGATGGACGCGGGCGAGGCGTTGCGCCGGCTGGTGCGCGGCAGCCGCGCCGGGGTGGTGCCGCTCGGCGGCAACAGCTTCCGTATCTATCCGCTGCCCGCCCGGACGGTGCAGCGCGCTTCGCCCCTGCCCGCCGCTCCGGTCGTCGAGCAGGGCGAGGCCATAATCGTCGTCACCGCCTCGAAGCGCGACACGCGGCTGCGCGATTTCGCCGGATCGGTGTCGATGCTCGACGGCACCGATCTCGGCTTTGGCGGGGAGCAGGGAACCGAATCGATCCTCGCCCGCGTCGCCAGCCTGTCGTCGACCCATCTCGGCGCGGGACGCAACAAGCTGTTCATCCGCGGCATTGCCGATTCCAGCTTCACCGGGCCCACCCAGGCGACGGTCGGCCAATATTGGGGCGACATGCGGCTGACCTACAACGCGCCCGACCCCGATCTGCGCCTCTACGACATCCGCTCGGTCGAGATTCTCGAAGGGCCGCAGGGCACGCTGTATGGCGCCGGTTCGCTGGGCGGCATCATCCGCGTCATCCGCAACGCCCCCGATCTGGACAATAGTGGCGCCTCGCTGTCGGCGGGCGTCTCCGCCACGCAGCATGGCGATCCCTCGGGCGATCTCGGCGGGATGATCAACCTGCCGGTGATCGGCGGCCGGGTGGCCCTGCGGGCGGTCGGCTACGGCATCACCGAGGGCGGCTATATCGACGATGTCTGGCGCGGCAAGAAGGACATCAACCGCACCCGCGTCGCCGGCGGCCGCGCCGCGCTGCGGATCGATCCCGGCGCTCGCTGGATGGTCGATGTCGGCGGCATCTTCCAGAACAACCATGGCCGCGACAGCCAATATGCCGATCGCCGGCTGGGCGGGCTGAAGCGCGCCAGCCGCGCACCCGGCGGGTTCGATGCCGATTATGCGCTGGGCGAGCTGGTGGTCGGGAAGAGCTGGGACGGCCTCTCCTTCATGTCGTCGACCGGCTATGCCCGCCAGCGCCTCGACGAGCGCTACGACGCCAGCCTGCCCGGCGGCCCAGACCGGCAGTTCAGCCAGCGCAACCTGACCAACATGTTCACCAGCGAGAACCGGCTGTGGCGGCCGATGCGCCATGGCTTCGGATGGGTGCTGGGCGTCAGCCACACACGCAACAAGACCAATATCGACCGCTCCTACGGCGCGGTCGACGCGACCACGTCGGTGCCCGGCGTCACCAACCGGGTACGCGAATCGACCATCTTCGCCGAAGCCAGCGTCGAGCCGGTGCGCGGCCTGATCGCGACGGCGGGCGCGCGCTACACCAGGTCGCGGCTGACCGGCGGTGCCGAGGACCCGACCCCGGTGGGTCCCGATCTGTCGCCCAGGCTGGCCGCGCTGATCGAACAGGCGCGGGCGGAAATCATCGCCGGGCGGAGCGAGAAGCGCTTCCTGCCCTCGGCTTCGCTCTCCGCGACGCCGATCCGCCGGCTCACCGTCTATGCGCGCTATCAGGAGGGTTTCCGCCCCGGCGGCCTCGCGATCGAGAGCGGCTATGTCCGGCGCTTCCTGAACGACAAGGTGCGGACGATGGAGACCGGCATGCGCTTCGGCGAGCGCGGGCGCGACATCTTCGATCTGTCGCTCAGCCTGTCACACACGCGCTGGACCAACATCCAGGCCGATTTCATCGACGCCTCGGGCCTGCCCAGCACCGACAATATCGGTGACGGACGCATCTATTCGCTCAGCATGGAGTTGGGCCTGCGTCCGGCCAGCGGGCTGAGCCTCGATATCGCCAGCACCCTCAACGACAGCAAGGTCGTCGATCCCTCGGCCAATCTGCTCGCCGCGCTCGATGCGCCCCCGATCAATACCGAAACCGGCGCCCGCACCGGCGGCCAGAGCCGCATCCCCAATGTCGCCCGCTTCACCGTGCGGATCGGCGCCGACTATCGCGCTGCGCTCGACGAGACGCTCGAGTTGCGCGTCAGCGGCTGGGCGCGCTATGTCGGCAAGTCGCGGCTCGGCATCGGCCCGATCCTGGGCGATCTTCAGGGCGACTATTTCGATACCTCGCTTACCGCGCGGATCGGCCGGCCCGACTTCGGCGTCACCCTCGGCGTCACCAATCTCACCGACGCGATCGGCAATCGCTTCGCGCTGGGCACGCCCTTCTCGGTGGCGGGCGGCGGACAGATCACGCCGCTGCGTCCACGCACCATCCGCCTGGGCGTCGACCGCAGCTTCTGA
- a CDS encoding autotransporter outer membrane beta-barrel domain-containing protein, translating to MRNLLASTCLAALAIAPAHAETTVADKRTAAIRTSTIKAGAADDIRITSAGSVEPTVAGAAVTIDSNHRVVNEGTILIGNQDNSIGIRAEAGRTGGITNASGGKITIDETYTPADADKDGDLDGPLAVGSGRFGIRTMGDFIGDVTNSGTITIEGRDSAGIQLGGTLDGKLIQDGTISVTGDRSVGVRLGNVTGGVQPPVVGQYSTAVRIAGTVTATGQGAVGVSAEGDINGALVIQGTVTATGYRSTTAPADTSKLDADDLLQGGPAVRIAGNVAGGVVFAVPPKDNSTTDNDEDKDGIEDSKEGSASVTSVGAAPAVEIGSATRAVTLGAVSGNADGHGLINEGNITGAGAYPGVNGNGMVIGGLGQAVTVAGGMTNKGNITATGATATALRVGAGATVPQLKNSGTIAATGANATNTRAVAIQIDSGAKLFELSNSGSIKAVGTGTVAADAASATAILDRSGELRLISNSGTISASGVAGASTAIDLGANTSGARIGQTQVASGIAAPSIVGDVRFGSGNDVFDIADGSMAGDTSFGAGANQLLLSGDATYAGRSFFGAGNDIVTLGGTSAYTGDIDLGGGADRLTLTGSARFRGSLLNAQGTAVAVTGGTLDIGRTTASIGSLSVGGGGTLVVSVDTATRTNTLYQVAGNASIDGGAKVVVRLSGVTGAEGSYTFVRAGSVTLPTTIAANRAVLPFMYKGTVSAKSATEIAVDVTRKTTTELGLNRSQARAYDAIYAALGKDAKVAGVYLEAADGNAFRRSVRQMLPDHAGGAFESVTMGSRATATFLADPNAPFADMGKWGYFIQQVGWGTSKGLGDTASYDVSGWGVSMGGEIKTDLGSFGLSLAYLYGKDADGGTDNKVDADNYEIGGYWRGYWGPLQGWTRVSWGHVRFKGSRVFSGALGTETVDRRAKGRWNGRLLSAAGGASYDWKLGGFTLRPKAAVDYYRLKEKGYAEAGGGDAFNLIVDGRSSDELALTGSVAAGFDFGGANEDSGWFRIEAEAGRRELVGGSLGSTTARFAGGTAFTLDPEQRTSGWVGKLRAVGGGAGFQIGGEAGAEQQQGRAALSLRASLVVGL from the coding sequence ATGCGCAACCTGCTTGCCTCCACCTGCCTTGCCGCGCTCGCCATCGCTCCGGCCCATGCCGAAACCACCGTCGCCGACAAGCGCACCGCCGCGATCCGCACCTCCACCATCAAGGCCGGTGCCGCCGATGATATCCGCATAACCTCGGCCGGATCGGTCGAGCCGACCGTCGCCGGCGCGGCGGTGACGATCGACAGCAATCACAGGGTCGTGAACGAAGGCACGATCCTGATCGGCAACCAGGACAATTCGATCGGCATCCGCGCCGAGGCCGGCCGCACCGGCGGCATCACCAACGCCTCGGGCGGGAAGATCACCATAGACGAGACCTACACCCCCGCCGATGCCGACAAGGACGGCGATCTCGACGGCCCGCTCGCGGTCGGCAGCGGCCGCTTCGGCATCCGCACGATGGGCGATTTCATCGGCGACGTCACCAACAGCGGCACCATCACCATCGAAGGCCGGGATTCGGCCGGCATCCAGCTCGGCGGCACGCTCGACGGCAAGCTGATCCAGGACGGCACGATCAGCGTCACCGGCGACCGGTCGGTCGGCGTGCGGCTCGGCAACGTCACCGGCGGGGTCCAACCCCCGGTCGTCGGTCAATATTCGACCGCGGTGCGGATCGCCGGCACCGTCACCGCGACCGGCCAGGGCGCGGTCGGCGTCTCGGCCGAGGGCGACATCAACGGCGCGCTCGTCATCCAGGGCACCGTCACCGCGACCGGCTATCGCAGCACCACCGCCCCCGCCGACACCAGCAAGCTCGACGCCGACGATCTGCTCCAGGGCGGCCCCGCCGTCCGTATCGCCGGCAATGTCGCGGGCGGCGTCGTCTTCGCGGTCCCGCCCAAGGACAACAGCACCACCGACAATGACGAGGACAAGGACGGCATCGAGGATTCCAAGGAAGGCTCGGCCTCGGTCACCTCGGTCGGTGCCGCGCCGGCGGTGGAGATCGGCTCGGCCACCCGCGCCGTCACCCTCGGCGCGGTCTCGGGCAACGCCGACGGCCATGGGCTGATCAACGAGGGCAACATCACCGGCGCGGGCGCCTATCCGGGCGTCAACGGCAATGGCATGGTGATCGGCGGACTCGGCCAGGCGGTGACCGTCGCGGGCGGCATGACCAACAAGGGCAATATCACCGCGACCGGCGCCACCGCCACCGCGCTCCGGGTCGGCGCCGGCGCCACCGTGCCCCAGCTCAAGAATTCCGGCACGATCGCGGCGACCGGCGCCAACGCCACCAACACCCGCGCGGTCGCCATCCAGATCGACAGCGGCGCGAAACTCTTCGAGCTCTCCAACAGCGGCAGCATCAAGGCGGTCGGCACCGGCACCGTCGCCGCGGACGCCGCCTCCGCGACCGCCATCCTCGACCGCTCGGGCGAGCTGCGCCTGATCAGCAACAGCGGCACGATATCGGCCAGCGGCGTCGCCGGGGCCAGCACCGCGATCGATCTGGGCGCCAACACCAGCGGCGCGCGGATCGGCCAGACCCAGGTGGCGAGCGGGATCGCGGCGCCGTCGATCGTCGGCGACGTGCGCTTCGGCAGCGGCAACGACGTGTTCGACATCGCCGATGGCAGCATGGCGGGCGACACCAGCTTCGGCGCCGGCGCCAACCAGCTGCTGCTGTCCGGCGACGCCACCTATGCCGGGCGCAGCTTCTTCGGCGCCGGCAACGACATCGTCACCCTCGGCGGCACCTCGGCCTATACCGGCGACATCGATCTGGGCGGCGGCGCCGACCGGCTGACCCTCACCGGCTCGGCCCGCTTCCGGGGCAGCCTGCTCAACGCGCAGGGCACCGCGGTCGCCGTCACCGGCGGCACGCTCGACATCGGACGGACCACCGCCTCGATCGGCTCGCTCAGCGTCGGCGGCGGCGGCACGCTGGTCGTCAGCGTCGACACCGCGACGCGCACCAACACCCTCTACCAGGTCGCCGGCAACGCCAGCATCGACGGCGGTGCCAAGGTGGTGGTCAGGCTCAGCGGCGTCACCGGCGCGGAAGGCAGCTACACCTTCGTCCGCGCCGGATCGGTCACCCTGCCGACCACGATCGCGGCCAACCGCGCGGTGCTGCCCTTCATGTACAAGGGCACCGTCTCGGCGAAGTCCGCGACCGAGATCGCAGTCGACGTCACCCGCAAGACCACCACCGAGCTGGGCCTGAACCGCAGCCAGGCGCGCGCCTATGACGCGATCTACGCCGCGCTCGGCAAGGACGCCAAGGTCGCCGGCGTCTATCTGGAGGCCGCCGACGGCAACGCCTTCCGCCGCTCGGTGCGGCAGATGCTGCCCGATCATGCCGGCGGCGCGTTCGAATCGGTGACGATGGGCTCGCGCGCCACCGCCACCTTCCTGGCCGATCCCAACGCGCCTTTCGCCGACATGGGCAAATGGGGCTATTTCATCCAGCAGGTCGGCTGGGGCACCTCGAAGGGGCTGGGCGACACCGCCTCCTACGACGTCTCCGGCTGGGGCGTGTCGATGGGCGGCGAGATCAAGACCGACCTCGGCAGTTTCGGCCTCAGCCTTGCCTATCTCTACGGCAAGGATGCCGATGGCGGCACCGACAACAAGGTCGATGCCGACAATTACGAGATCGGCGGCTACTGGCGCGGCTATTGGGGCCCGCTGCAGGGCTGGACGCGCGTCTCCTGGGGCCATGTCCGCTTCAAGGGCAGCCGCGTCTTCTCGGGCGCGCTCGGCACCGAGACTGTCGATCGCCGCGCGAAGGGCCGCTGGAACGGCCGGCTGCTCTCGGCGGCGGGCGGCGCCTCCTATGACTGGAAGCTGGGCGGCTTCACCCTGCGCCCCAAGGCGGCGGTCGACTATTACCGCCTGAAGGAGAAGGGCTATGCCGAGGCCGGCGGCGGCGACGCCTTCAACCTGATCGTCGACGGCCGCTCGTCGGACGAGCTGGCGCTGACCGGCAGCGTCGCGGCGGGCTTCGACTTCGGCGGCGCGAACGAGGATTCGGGCTGGTTCCGCATCGAGGCCGAGGCGGGCCGGCGCGAGCTGGTCGGCGGGTCGCTCGGCTCCACCACCGCGCGTTTCGCGGGCGGCACCGCCTTCACCCTCGATCCCGAGCAGCGCACCAGCGGCTGGGTCGGCAAGCTGCGCGCGGTCGGCGGCGGCGCCGGCTTCCAGATCGGCGGCGAGGCGGGCGCCGAACAGCAGCAGGGCCGCGCCGCCCTCTCGCTGCGCGCCAGCCTGGTGGTCGGGCTCTAA
- a CDS encoding ribonucleoside-diphosphate reductase subunit alpha: MDLSGSSEVSSNDVATTIDSPAKEAKAAQPATAAGKPPVAEPAAEAPRSKLGTGSMEIRPQLFDVTVDHSRDALLTDFGKETLDDRYLLPGESYQDLFVRVASAYADDQGHAQRIYDYISKLWFMPSTPVLSNGGTGRGLPISCYLNSVDDSLEGIVNTWNENVWLAARGGGIGTYWGSVRGIGEPVGLNGKTSGIIPFVRVMDSLTLAISQGSLRRGSAAVYLDVSHPEIEEFLEIRKPSGDFNRKALNLHHGVLLTDAFMEAVRDGKEWELVSPKDQSKRGSVDARALFQKLVETRLATGEPYIVFNDTVNRMMPKHHRDVGLKVSTSNLCSEITLPTGRDQHGMDRTAVCCLSSLNLETWDEWNGDKRFIEDVMRFLDNVLQDYIDRAPDEMARAKYSASRERSVGLGVMGFHTFLQARGLPFEGAMAKSWNLKIFKHIAAAAQEASMLLASERGPCPDAADQGVMERFSCKMAIAPTASISIICGGTSACIEPIPANIYTHKTLSGSFSIKNPYLEKLLQEKSKNSDAVWNSILEKGGSVQHLDFLTQEEKDVYKTSFEIDQRWLIELAADRTPYIDQAQSLNLFIPADVDKWDLLMLHFRAWELGIKSLYYLRSKSVQRAGFAGGVEADNTPDLKQIELETKDYDECLACQ, encoded by the coding sequence ATGGATCTATCCGGCAGCAGCGAAGTGAGCTCGAACGACGTGGCGACGACCATCGATTCCCCGGCCAAGGAGGCCAAGGCGGCCCAACCCGCGACAGCGGCCGGGAAGCCGCCCGTCGCCGAGCCCGCGGCTGAGGCGCCCCGGTCGAAGCTGGGCACCGGCAGCATGGAGATCCGCCCCCAGCTGTTCGACGTCACCGTCGATCACAGCCGCGACGCGCTGCTCACCGATTTCGGCAAGGAGACGCTGGACGACCGCTATCTCCTCCCCGGCGAAAGCTATCAGGACCTGTTCGTGCGCGTCGCCTCGGCCTATGCCGACGATCAGGGGCATGCCCAGCGCATCTACGACTATATCTCGAAGCTGTGGTTCATGCCCTCCACGCCGGTCCTGTCGAACGGCGGCACCGGCCGGGGCCTGCCGATCAGCTGCTATCTCAATTCGGTCGACGACAGCCTGGAGGGCATCGTCAACACCTGGAACGAGAATGTCTGGCTGGCGGCGCGCGGCGGCGGCATCGGCACCTATTGGGGCTCGGTGCGCGGCATTGGTGAGCCGGTCGGCCTCAACGGCAAGACCTCGGGCATCATCCCCTTCGTCCGCGTCATGGATTCGCTGACCCTGGCGATCAGCCAGGGCTCGCTGCGGCGCGGCTCGGCGGCGGTCTATCTCGATGTCTCGCACCCCGAGATCGAGGAGTTTCTGGAGATCCGCAAGCCGTCGGGCGATTTCAACCGCAAGGCGCTCAACCTCCACCATGGCGTGCTGCTGACCGATGCCTTCATGGAAGCGGTCCGCGACGGCAAGGAGTGGGAGCTGGTCAGCCCCAAGGACCAGTCGAAGCGCGGCTCGGTCGATGCCCGCGCGCTGTTCCAGAAGCTGGTCGAGACCCGGCTTGCCACCGGTGAGCCCTATATCGTGTTCAACGACACGGTGAACCGGATGATGCCGAAGCATCACCGCGACGTCGGCCTCAAGGTCTCCACCTCGAACCTCTGTTCGGAGATCACCCTGCCCACCGGGCGCGACCAGCACGGCATGGATCGCACCGCGGTCTGCTGCCTCTCCTCGCTCAACCTCGAGACGTGGGACGAGTGGAACGGCGACAAGCGCTTCATCGAGGATGTCATGCGCTTCCTCGACAATGTGCTGCAGGACTATATCGACCGCGCGCCGGACGAGATGGCCCGCGCTAAGTACAGCGCCAGCCGCGAACGCTCGGTCGGCCTCGGCGTGATGGGTTTCCACACCTTCCTCCAGGCGCGCGGCCTTCCCTTCGAAGGCGCGATGGCCAAGAGCTGGAACCTCAAGATCTTCAAGCATATCGCCGCCGCCGCGCAGGAGGCGTCGATGCTGCTGGCCAGCGAGCGGGGGCCCTGCCCCGACGCCGCCGACCAGGGCGTGATGGAGCGGTTCAGCTGCAAGATGGCGATCGCGCCCACCGCGTCGATCTCGATCATCTGCGGCGGCACCTCGGCCTGCATCGAGCCGATCCCGGCCAATATCTACACCCACAAGACGCTGTCGGGCAGCTTCTCGATCAAGAATCCCTATCTGGAGAAGCTCCTCCAGGAGAAGTCGAAGAACAGCGACGCGGTGTGGAACTCGATCCTCGAGAAGGGCGGATCGGTCCAGCATCTCGATTTCCTGACCCAGGAGGAGAAGGACGTCTACAAGACCAGCTTCGAGATCGACCAGCGCTGGCTGATCGAGCTTGCCGCCGATCGCACCCCCTATATCGATCAGGCCCAGTCGCTGAACCTGTTCATCCCGGCCGATGTCGACAAGTGGGACCTGCTGATGCTCCACTTCCGCGCGTGGGAACTGGGCATCAAATCGCTCTATTATCTCCGCTCCAAATCCGTCCAGCGCGCCGGCTTCGCGGGCGGCGTGGAGGCGGACAACACGCCCGACCTCAAGCAGATCGAGCTCGAGACCAAGGATTATGACGAATGTCTGGCGTGCCAGTAA